ctgggggagctgggccaggagatggagcagaaaTACGGCTGCGGCGAGGAGATCCTGGTACTGGGaatactggttatactggtttatactgggacGAGATCCTggtactggttatactgggagggactgggttatactgggggGAGGAGATTCTGCGatggttatactggtttgtactaGTCTATACTGGTCTGTACCAGTCtatactggttcatactggtctgtactggtccataccggtcTGTACTGatccgtactggtttatactggtccatagTGGTCCATACTGGCCTGTATCTGTCCATACTGGTCagtactggtccatactggtttatactggtttatatcAGTCCGTACTGGTCTGTATGGGttttatactggtctgtaccagtccgtactggtccatactggtttatagCGGTCCATTCCAatccgtactggtccatactggtccatactggtttatcCTTGCCCCGCAGATCACGGTGCTGTCGGCGATGACCGAGGAAGCCGCTGTCGCGATCAAAGCCATGGCCAAATAGGGCAGGTGGGCGGGGCCGCGCCAAAGATGCAAAAAGGGGTGGGGCTTTACCCAAATATGGGAAAGGGGCGGGGCTGGTGACACATTTGGGGAAAGGGGGCGGGGCTGAGGGCAAATATTGTAAAAGAGGCGGGGCTTGGGTCACAGAATAGAAATGGGGGTGGAGCTGCACCAAATAAGGAAGAGAGGGGGTGGGACAGGGCCAAATAAGGGAAAGGGGTGGGGATTGGCATGTAAAGCAGGTGGGGGCGGGGCCTTGGGGGTCACCATGTGGGtctggggggggattttgggtccctGTGGGATTTGGAGTCCCCAtgtgggtctgggggtgtcacTAATGGGGGTCTCGTGGGGGCTCGGGTCTcgttttgggtctggggtcccgCTCGGGGTCCCcattttgggtctgggggggtccctCTGGGATTTCGGGGTCccttttgggtctggggtccctgtggggtttggggtccccattttgggtctggggtccgGTTCCggtcccagcccctcccccgtTTCTCTCTCCAGGCGGCGCCGCCGGGGTCGGGCcgggcccctcccccacctgcagcagccgcgggggggggggaaggggaggtgggggaggggcgcgAAGGGGGAGGGGCGACCCGGAGGGGGGAGGGGCTCAAACTCTGTGGGCGGGGCTGGAGGGGttcccccgcccctcccccccaaacccctcccccccccttTCACCCTCCCGTGGTGGGGGAGGGGCGCCCCTCCaaaggggggaggggcggccccAGGCTCCTCCCCTTCTCTCTTTTGGCTCCTCCCCCTTTCTCGCCCCTCCCCCTTTttcgcccctcccccccctcgTTGGGGCCTCGCCGgatgggaaataaataaataaataaataataataaagcgATGGGTTCGTTAATTAACGGCGTtaattggggaggggggaggggccagGCTGAGGGGGCGGGGCCCCAGGACAGACTGACCAATGGACAGAGGGACCCCTCCCTGGCcgtgcccctccccccccccggccgtgtccaaaataaaaaattttggggtttttttttttttaatttttatttttaaaactttatttcatGGCTCCAATTCCACCGCCATCAATTCATTCATTCCtccattaattaattaattcatcaatccattaattaattaatccatTAATTACAGCTCCAATCACTCACCTGAGAGTGGGGGAGGGGTCACCGCCCCCtcacccccccccaaattctctttaaaatccCCTCCCCCACTCCATGACGTCACCCTGGTGGGGGCGTGTCCCGCCGTGACATCACGCGAgaggagggggcgtggcctgcAGTGACGTCATCACTTGTGGTAGAAGCGCTGGCCCTGCCcgtggggcaggaaggggccGTGCCGGGCCTGGGGGAGGGGCAAAGGTGAGGGGGGAGGGGCTttgagggggctgggggaggggctttaaggggtgggggaggggcggagCACTCACGTgtgggggcggggcctgcggGGCGGAGCCGTGGGCGGGGAAACTGCCGGGGGAGGCGGCGCGGGGGGGGGCGGGGAACGGCAGCGCcggctgggggggggggggtgggggggggaggggcacaggccccgcccctcccccacactcaccccccccccccgttaaaaaaaaaaacaacaaccaacaaaattttgggggaaaaaaatctccaaatctgcccctcccccattcccagctctgcccctccccccaccaaacCCTGCGCCCCTCCCCCCACTTGTCTCCCTCAGGATTTCCCCgattcccctcccccacccacctcctgcccctcccccctcaAACCCCTCCATGCCCCCCCCTCAGaattcccccattcccctccccccaccctcccctttgcccctcccccaccccctttagcccctcccccCACCTTGGCGTTGCCCTGGATGGCCACGGGCAGttgggggctgggcaggagggcgGGGCCGGGGTGCAGCGCCTgcggggggtgggggaggggtgaGGGGGGCGGGgaccccctgcccctccccccaccctccAAACCcgccccctttcccctcccccaccccaaattccggctgtgctgcccctcccccacctcgCCAAACCCTGATTGGCTGCTGGCCCCTCTCACTGGCCCCACCCCTTTCCCATGGCTCCTCCCCCTTTCCtgaggccccgccccccccggtCTTGCTGAACCCTGATTGGCCCCTTAACCATTGTCCCGCCCCCTTTCCTTTGGCCCCGCCCCACTGCCAGGCTCAGTAAACCCTGATTGGCCTATGTAACATGGCCCCGCCCCCTTTTCCAAGGCCCCGCCCCACTTTGGGCTTGCTGAACCCTGATTGGCCCCTTTTACAAGGCCTCACCCCTTTGTATGAGGCCCCGCCCACTTTTATGAGGCCCCGCCCCACTGATGAGTTTGCTGCACCCTGATTGGCCCCTTTCCCGTGGCCCCGCCCCACTCACGGGCTCGCTGAAGCCTGATTGGCTGTTGGCgtgctccagctgcttctgcagcGGCAGCGACGAACTGGGGGGGAGGAACcctggggggggaggggagggcacaGCGGGGCAGCGGCCCACAGGTGCAGCCAGGTAcccacaggtgtgcccaggagtgcccaggtgtgccccaggtgtgccccaggagtgcccaggagtgcccaggtgtgcccaggtctgcccaggagtgcccaggtgtgcccaggtgtgccccaggtgtgcccaggtgtgcccaggagtgcccaggtgtgcccaggtgtgccccaggagtgcccaggtgtgcccaggtgtgccccaggtgtgcccaggagtgcccaggtgtgccccaggagtgccccaggtgtgcccaggagtgccccaggtgtgccccaggtgtgcccaggagtgcccaggtgtgccccaggagtgcccaggtgtgccccaggtgtatcccaggtgtgttttagctgtgcccaggtgttcCCAGTTGCCCCCAGGCGTGCCCagccgtgcccaggtgtgttcagGGTGCCCCCAGCCgtgtccaggtgtgcccaggtgtgcccaggagtgcccaggtgtgttcagGGTGCCCCCAGccgtgccccccgtgccctcacctggctgtgcgGGGGGGAAGTGCCCGTGCAGGCCGAAGGCGCCCCCTGgcggctgctggggcaggaacGGCAGCGCCGGGAACGCGGCGGGGGCTGGGAGAGACCAGgacggaccagtataaaccagtatggaccagtatggaccagtacagaccagtataaaccagtacggaccagtacatagcagtataacccagtccccCCCAatcccttcccagtccctcccaaaCGCCCCACCGTCCCAGTTTATCCATCCCCCAGTCCCCCAGTCCCCTCATCccccatcccccatccatcccagtccatcccagtccatcccagtccatcccagtccccccagtttgatcccagtccctcccagtccctcccagtccatcccagtccatcccagtccctcccagtcccccccagtccatcccagtccatcccagtccatcccagtccacccgctcccccagtccctcccatccccccagtccctcccagtccccccagtttggtccctcccagtccctcccatccatcccagtccatcccatccctcccagtcccccacctcccatccatcccagtccatcccagtccccccagtccccccagtccccccagtccctcccagtttgatcccagtccctcccatccctcccagtcccccagtcccagtccatcccagtccatcccagtccatcccagttccccagTCCCCCAGTCCCCCTCCCAGTCCACCCAGTttgtccatcccagtccctcccagtctcccccagtccatcccccagtccatcccagtccctcccagtccccccagtccacCCAGTCCCCCAgtcccccagtccatcccagtccatcccagtccccccatcTCCCAGTCCCCctatcccatccatcccagtcccccagtcccccccagtccatcccagtccatcccagtcccgcAGCTGTTGGGCTCCTCCATAGGCCGGGGGGGGTTGGGCGGGGGGGaagggcgggggcggggccgggctctGCCCCACCCCgaagggggcggggccaggccCCCCCTGGGCCCCCCCGAAGGCTCCGGGGTCCCCCCCGGCCCCGAAGGGCGGCTGGGCCCCGAAATGGCGGGGCTGCAATGGGGAGGGGGCGTCagcaatttggggaggggtcccaaaccaccccaggaaccccaaacaacccccagacccccccaaaacccccaaatcccccccaaaatccctcccaattccaccccaaatccccctaaattcctcccaaaccccccaaaattccccccagtcccccaaattctcccccaaaatctccccaatcctcccaaaatccccaattccccctaaattcctccaaaatcccaccaaatcccccaaaatctcaacaaatcccccaaatctcaacaaatccccccaattcctcccaaatccccaaaaatcccctgaaatcccccaaatttcccccccaaatccctccaaaatccccaaaaacctcaacaaatcccccccaaatcctccctaaATTcctcccaaacctcccaaaatcccgCCCAGATCccccaaatcttccccaaatccccccaaacgCCCCCAGACTCACGCTGATCACGGGCGGCCCGAACATTTGCTTGGCCCGGTCGGCCCCGATGAGCCCCGAGCGAGGCCCCCCCGGGCTGCctgtggggaccccaaaatcacccaaagttaccccaaaaatcaccccaaaaactccctcGAAGTCCGctcaaaaatcacccccaaaatcacccgaAAATCGGCgcaaaatgacccaaaaatcacccaaaaatcacctcaCAGGCAGCCCCAacatcaccccaaaatcagctgcaaaatcacccccaaaatcagcccgAAATTACCGTAAAATcgccccaaaatgaccccaaaaggAGCCACAgacccctctgggacccccagacccccaggaccccccaaatccccccaggaccccccaatcCCCCTCACCTGTCATGCCCAGCAGGTGAGCCCCcggcacccccaaaccctgcgGGTAGGCGGCCGCGGTCAGCGTGGTCAGGTCACTGCAGAACGgggcaaaaccacaaaaatcaccccaaaaccggccaaaatcaccccaaaaccggccaaaatcaccccaaaaacagcacaaatcaacccaaaatcagcccaaatcaccccaaaaccagccaaaatcaccccaaaaccagccaaaatcaccccaaaaacggccaaaatcaccccaaaaccagccaaaatcaccccaaaacagccaaaatcaccccaaaaccagccaaaatcCAAAAcgccaaaatcaccccaaaaccagccaaaatcaccccaaaaccggccaaaatcaccccaaaaccagccaaaatcaccccaaaaccagccaaaatcacaccaaaaacagccaaaatcaccccaaaacggccaaaatcaccccaaaaccagccaaaatcaccccaaaatcaccccaaatcaacccaaaaccagccaaaaccaacacaaaatcagcacaaatcaacccaaaatcacctaaaaatccccccaataTCAGCCAAAATCACCCtaaaaccagcccaaaccaacccaaaaccagccaaaatcacacaaaatcagccaaaatcaccccaaaacagcaaattaacccaaaatcatctcaaaattcccccaaaatcatctcaaaattcccccaaaaacatctcaaaattcccccaaaaccagcaaaaatcaccccaaaatcacctcaaaatccccccaaaacagccaaaatcccccaaaagcaccaaaatcaacaccaaaccagcaaaaagcaccccaaaagcaccaaaaatcagccaaaaaaaaccagtggaaaacaccccaaaaacacccaaaattgcccaaatctgccccaaagcagcccaaaccagcccgaatcACACAAAACCCGCCCAGAAtgacccaaaattgccccaaaactacaaaaactgccccaaatcgcccccaaaacccctcaaaaatcccattttccctcaaaaatttcaatttttccccaaaatccccaccacCCCCGAAttccaatttcccccccaaaactcccattttttcccatttttccccccgAATTCACAGTTTttccaaaattccaatttttccccccaaatttcccattttctcccaaaattcccgtttttttttcaccatttccccccaaatttctctttttttctccgtttttctcccaaaattcccattttttttccccccaaattcccattttttcccccaaaactcccattttgccccccaaaactcccatttttctccaaaaaaatcccttttttttcccattttccccttttttttccctaaaacttcccattttttcccaaaattcccatttttcaccccaaattgCATCGCCCACCTCTGCTCCTTGCGGCGCCGTTTCTCCTCCTCGTGCAGAACCTTCTtgagctgcaggaagagctggtgcttctcctcctgcagggcccccagcttctcctgcagcttcagcagctggatttggggagaaaaatcagaaatttgggaaaaaatggggaaaaaatggtgatttttggtgaaaaaacggcgatttttggtgaaaaaatgggattttttggggggttttttatggggtttctcctcctgcagggcccccagcttctcctgcagcttcagcagctggatttggggagaaaaatgggaattttgggaaaaaatggagacaaaaatggtgatttttggtgaaaaacggcgatttttggggtaaaaatgggatttttttgcaggaaaaaatgggattttgaggggTGTTTGATGGGGCTTCTGCTCCTGGAGAGttcccagcttctcctgcagcttcagcagctgaatttggggagaaaaatgggaattttgggaaaaaatggtgatttttggtgaaaaaacagcgatttttggggtaaaaatgggaatttttggggtaaaatgggaatttttggggggtttttgatgaggcttctcctcctgcagggcccccagcttctcctgcagcttcagcagctaaaatggggtgaaaaatgagaaatttgggaaaaaatagggaaaaaatggtgatttttggtgaaaaaatgggaattttgggggataaacagcaatttttggaggaaaaaacgAGATTTTTaggggtaaaaatgggatttttaagcGGATTTTTTGTTGATGATTTTAGggcagatattttttatttttggggcgatttttgggccggttcttgttttattttgggtgaTTTCTGGGCtgatttttccaagtttttgggcagattttaaaattttttgggggggagcatttttggggtgattatttttatttttggggggatttttgagctgtttttttttattttggggctgattgtgtcggattttttgggggatttttgggctggatgttttgatttcttggggaattttgggctgactttttttagttttgggctgattttttgggggatatttcaggagattttttcgatttttttgggttcatttttcttggattttaggggattttggggggaattttttgggggttttggggtgaatttgtatggggatttttggggtgatttttttgatTGTGGGGCAGATTTTGGTGTGAATGTTGGTGGTTTTTGCCCACCTGCTCATGGGTCTCCTCCAGGCTCATCCTCTCCTCCAGCGAGGccgattttgggggaatttttgggctgatttttgggtgaattttgggctgatttttttGCGAACTTTTGCGAATTTTTTtggtgctgattttttttttttgggggagatttttgggctgatatttttaatttttatggggatttttggggctgatattttggatattttgggagattttcgagctgattttttttttaatttttggggttattttcgggctgatttttttttattttgggcggattttttgggtgattttttgggtgattttgaggctaattttgggctgatttttggtgggtttttgcCCACCTGCTCCCGCGTCTCCTCCAGGCTcatcctctcctccagctccttgcGCCGGCGCCGCTCCTGCTCCTCCCGAACCTTCTG
This region of Camarhynchus parvulus unplaced genomic scaffold, STF_HiC, whole genome shotgun sequence genomic DNA includes:
- the GPS2 gene encoding G protein pathway suppressor 2 isoform X1, which codes for MPALLERPKLSSAMARALHRHVMVERERKRQEEEEVDKMMEQKVREEQERRRRKELEERMSLEETREQLLKLQEKLGALQEEKHQLFLQLKKVLHEEEKRRRKEQSDLTTLTAAAYPQGLGVPGAHLLGMTGSPGGPRSGLIGADRAKQMFGPPVISPRHFGAQPPFGAGGDPGAFGGAQGGPGPAPFGVGQSPAPPPPFPPAQPPPAYGGAQQLRAPAAFPALPFLPQQPPGGAFGLHGHFPPAQPGFLPPSSSLPLQKQLEHANSQSGFSEPALHPGPALLPSPQLPVAIQGNAKPALPFPAPPRAASPGSFPAHGSAPQAPPPHARHGPFLPHGQGQRFYHK
- the GPS2 gene encoding G protein pathway suppressor 2 isoform X2 produces the protein MPALLERPKLSSAMARALHRHVMVERERKRQEEEEVDKMMEQKVREEQERRRRKELEERMSLEETREQLLKLQEKLGALQEEKHQLFLQLKKVLHEEEKRRRKEQSDLTTLTAAAYPQGLGVPGAHLLGMTGSPGGPRSGLIGADRAKQMFGPPVISPRHFGAQPPFGAGGDPGAFGGAQGGPGPAPFGVGQSPAPPPPFPPAQPPPAYGGAQQLRAPAAFPALPFLPQQPPGGAFGLHGHFPPAQPGFLPPSSSLPLQKQLEHANSQSGFSEPALHPGPALLPSPQLPVAIQGNAKARHGPFLPHGQGQRFYHK